A stretch of the Agromyces larvae genome encodes the following:
- a CDS encoding DarT ssDNA thymidine ADP-ribosyltransferase family protein — MAECIHGFDDGLCAICFPPKQPEPPEIPTRAASARATTTRGSTTRSTAPRTRGARAAAGRTAVPGRRAGELTTPIDVRALRVYHVTHIDNLAGILGAGAVLPDVGDPAATPAVDLAAPAARDFRRSAHVPGTDTAIAEYVPLLLSTNADVWDAVRSGRPDPRLTAEAVERPAAEHVVFVGSVASTLGPREAQPDAVAAGASDAAIAGDEFEVGWDAVERMLRRLARLEESAPFDRAELLVRGPVPLERFSLIAVANDRVRDRVRQALSAVGAKAKVAVYPPWFQPGGGAEA, encoded by the coding sequence TTGGCCGAGTGCATCCACGGTTTCGACGACGGACTGTGCGCGATCTGCTTCCCCCCGAAGCAGCCCGAGCCGCCCGAGATTCCGACGCGCGCCGCGTCCGCGCGCGCGACGACGACTCGCGGATCGACGACCCGATCCACCGCACCGCGCACGCGCGGGGCGCGCGCGGCAGCAGGACGCACCGCGGTGCCGGGGCGTCGTGCAGGTGAGCTGACCACCCCGATCGACGTGCGCGCCCTGCGCGTCTACCACGTCACCCACATCGACAACCTCGCCGGGATCCTCGGGGCCGGCGCCGTGCTGCCCGACGTCGGCGACCCGGCCGCGACCCCCGCCGTCGACCTCGCCGCACCCGCCGCGCGCGACTTCCGCCGCAGCGCGCACGTGCCCGGCACCGACACCGCGATCGCCGAGTACGTGCCGCTGCTGCTGTCGACGAACGCCGACGTGTGGGATGCGGTGCGCAGCGGCCGGCCCGACCCGCGGCTCACCGCCGAGGCCGTCGAGCGCCCCGCCGCCGAGCACGTGGTGTTCGTCGGGTCGGTCGCCTCGACCCTCGGGCCGCGCGAGGCGCAGCCCGACGCGGTCGCGGCCGGTGCCTCGGACGCCGCGATCGCCGGCGACGAGTTCGAGGTCGGCTGGGACGCGGTCGAGCGGATGCTCCGCCGCCTCGCCCGGCTCGAGGAGTCGGCGCCGTTCGATCGCGCGGAACTGCTGGTGCGCGGCCCGGTGCCGCTCGAGCGGTTCTCGCTCATCGCCGTCGCCAACGACCGGGTCCGCGACCGGGTGCGCCAGGCGCTCTCGGCTGTCGGCGCGAAGGCGAAGGTCGCGGTCTACCCGCCCTGGTTCCAGCCCGGCGGCGGCGCCGAGGCCTGA
- a CDS encoding GtrA family protein, with protein MTTPATPLRRLWHGLVAYLLKFGVVGLIGLVIDVALFNALRLGAFGADGWAQSAIGAKTVSTSAAIVFNWVGNRYWTFRRHRRRNYLREFAEYLLVSLGGMAISLGCLWISHHALGFTSLLADNIASNVIGLGLGTAFRFLLYRYWVWGAYRADGLSAAARVEEAQRALFEEPPAGADDANAGEPDAPAQASAPPPGWNQGG; from the coding sequence GTGACCACGCCAGCCACCCCGCTCCGCAGGCTGTGGCACGGCTTGGTCGCCTATCTGCTGAAGTTCGGCGTCGTGGGCCTCATCGGTCTCGTGATCGACGTCGCCCTCTTCAACGCGCTGCGGCTCGGGGCGTTCGGCGCCGACGGATGGGCGCAGTCGGCGATCGGGGCGAAGACCGTCTCGACGTCGGCCGCCATCGTGTTCAACTGGGTCGGCAACCGCTACTGGACCTTCCGCCGGCACCGCCGCCGCAACTACCTGCGCGAGTTCGCCGAGTACCTGCTCGTCTCGCTCGGCGGCATGGCGATCTCGCTGGGCTGCCTCTGGATCAGCCACCACGCGCTCGGGTTCACCAGCCTGCTCGCCGACAACATCGCGTCGAACGTCATCGGGCTGGGCCTCGGCACCGCGTTCCGGTTCCTGCTCTACCGGTACTGGGTGTGGGGCGCGTACCGGGCCGACGGCCTGTCGGCCGCGGCCCGGGTCGAGGAGGCGCAGCGTGCGCTCTTCGAGGAACCGCCCGCGGGCGCGGACGACGCGAACGCAGGCGAACCGGATGCCCCGGCTCAGGCCTCGGCGCCGCCGCCGGGCTGGAACCAGGGCGGGTAG
- a CDS encoding 5-(carboxyamino)imidazole ribonucleotide synthase translates to MRVGVIGGGQLARMMVPAAIELGVELRVLAEADGMSAAIAADRVGDYTDTATVLDFAKTVDVVTFDHEHVPQDVLRALVDAGVAVRPGPDALRYAQDKLLMRERLSELGLPVPDWARVVAPAELDAFIAEHGGAAVVKTPRGGYDGKGVRVVRSAAEVSEWFTAAAEDGGQGALLVEELVDFRRELAQLVARRPSGEVAAWPLVETVQVGGVCSEVIAPAPKSAGRLADVAADVAVAIADGLGVTGVLAVELFETVDDRVLVNELALRPHNSGHWSMDGATTGQFEQHLRAVLDLPLGGTGTHRPWSVMVNILGGPEEGQLVDRYAEAMANHPTAKVHNYGKQPRPGRKVGHVTAVGDDLDDVVYEARSAAAVFQD, encoded by the coding sequence GTGCGGGTCGGAGTGATCGGCGGCGGACAACTGGCGCGGATGATGGTGCCGGCGGCGATCGAGCTCGGGGTCGAGCTGCGCGTGCTCGCCGAGGCCGACGGCATGTCGGCGGCGATCGCCGCCGACCGGGTCGGCGACTACACCGACACGGCCACCGTGCTCGACTTCGCGAAGACCGTCGACGTCGTCACGTTCGACCACGAGCACGTGCCGCAGGACGTGCTGCGCGCCCTCGTCGACGCGGGTGTCGCGGTGCGACCCGGGCCCGACGCGCTGCGCTACGCACAGGACAAACTGCTGATGCGCGAGCGGCTCTCCGAGCTCGGCCTCCCGGTGCCCGACTGGGCGCGGGTCGTGGCGCCCGCCGAGCTCGACGCGTTCATCGCCGAGCACGGCGGCGCCGCGGTCGTGAAGACGCCCCGCGGCGGCTACGACGGCAAGGGCGTGCGCGTCGTGCGCAGCGCCGCCGAGGTGTCCGAGTGGTTCACCGCCGCCGCCGAGGACGGCGGGCAGGGCGCACTGCTCGTCGAGGAGCTCGTCGACTTCCGGCGCGAGCTCGCCCAGCTCGTCGCCCGACGCCCGAGCGGCGAGGTGGCCGCGTGGCCGCTCGTCGAGACCGTGCAGGTCGGCGGCGTCTGCAGCGAGGTCATCGCGCCGGCGCCGAAATCGGCCGGGCGACTCGCGGATGTCGCGGCCGACGTCGCGGTCGCGATCGCCGACGGGCTCGGCGTCACCGGGGTGCTCGCCGTCGAACTGTTCGAGACCGTCGACGACCGGGTGCTCGTGAACGAGCTCGCGCTGCGCCCGCACAACTCGGGGCACTGGTCGATGGACGGCGCCACCACCGGGCAGTTCGAGCAGCACCTGCGCGCGGTGCTCGACCTGCCGCTCGGCGGCACCGGCACGCACCGCCCGTGGTCGGTGATGGTGAACATCCTCGGCGGTCCCGAGGAGGGGCAGCTCGTCGACCGGTACGCCGAGGCGATGGCGAACCATCCGACCGCGAAGGTGCACAACTACGGCAAGCAGCCCCGGCCGGGCCGCAAGGTCGGGCACGTGACCGCCGTCGGCGACGACCTCGACGACGTCGTGTACGAGGCGCGGTCGGCCGCGGCGGTGTTCCAGGACTGA
- the purE gene encoding 5-(carboxyamino)imidazole ribonucleotide mutase, translated as MGSDSDWSVMQEASAVLHEFGVTHEVEVVSAHRTPEKMIAYGQQAAGRGLRAIIAGAGGAAHLPGMLASVTTLPVIGVPVPLARLDGLDSLLSIVQMPAGIPVATVSIGGARNAGLLAVRILGASDPALTAALERHATALAELVEEKNERLKQSR; from the coding sequence ATGGGATCCGATTCCGACTGGTCCGTCATGCAGGAGGCCTCCGCAGTCCTCCATGAGTTCGGCGTCACCCACGAGGTCGAGGTCGTCTCCGCGCACCGTACGCCCGAGAAGATGATCGCGTACGGCCAGCAGGCCGCCGGTCGCGGTCTGCGTGCGATCATCGCGGGCGCCGGCGGCGCGGCTCACCTGCCCGGCATGCTCGCATCGGTCACCACGCTCCCCGTCATCGGCGTGCCCGTGCCGCTCGCCCGGCTCGACGGCCTCGACTCGCTGCTGTCGATCGTGCAGATGCCCGCCGGCATCCCGGTTGCGACCGTGTCGATCGGCGGTGCGCGCAACGCGGGCCTGCTCGCCGTGCGCATCCTCGGAGCATCCGACCCCGCCCTGACCGCGGCGCTCGAACGCCACGCGACCGCGCTGGCCGAGCTCGTCGAAGAGAAGAACGAGCGGCTGAAGCAGTCCCGATGA
- a CDS encoding LCP family glycopolymer transferase: MSLAASPIRFPDASSRTVMTRRGWWLVLLNVLVPGSAQVLAGNRRLGRFGLGATLTLWFLAVAALVVWLVWPTVLYTVVTSTIGLWAIALVALFYAVLWVVLTFDTLRLVRLVKTAPGARFGIAALGVVLLVGVSGTAAFGAYVATTTSGFLSDVFVAGPPVPPDENGRYNFLLLGGDAGPDREGLRPDSIRVVSVDAETGQAVTVGLPRNMEDVPFGEDSPLHAVYPEGYGAIDGCEVDACMLNSIYTEVELKSPEMYPDAVAQGSEPGIEAMRDAAEAITGLDIQYYVLIDMAGFQQLVDALGGVTVNVPEDVPIHADETFTTVAEWIPAGEQHLDGYHALWYARSRHGTSDYDRMARQLQIQEAMLAQFNPANVLSKFQEIAAAGSQVVKTDVPQSMLGYFVNLATKAKELTTPVVDIPLVPDNGFDPEDPDYAYALQLVQQAVVPPATEEPAE; encoded by the coding sequence ATGAGCCTCGCCGCGAGCCCGATCCGCTTCCCCGACGCCTCCTCGCGCACGGTGATGACCCGTCGCGGGTGGTGGCTGGTGCTGCTCAACGTGCTCGTGCCAGGTTCGGCGCAGGTGCTGGCGGGCAACCGCCGGCTGGGCCGGTTCGGGCTCGGCGCGACGCTCACGCTCTGGTTCCTCGCGGTCGCGGCGCTCGTCGTCTGGCTCGTCTGGCCGACCGTGCTGTACACCGTCGTGACCTCCACGATCGGGCTCTGGGCGATCGCGCTGGTCGCGCTGTTCTACGCGGTGCTGTGGGTCGTGCTGACGTTCGACACGCTGCGGCTCGTTCGACTCGTGAAGACGGCGCCCGGCGCCCGGTTCGGCATCGCCGCGCTCGGGGTGGTGCTGCTCGTCGGCGTGTCCGGCACGGCCGCGTTCGGCGCGTACGTCGCCACGACCACGAGCGGATTCCTCTCCGACGTGTTCGTCGCGGGTCCTCCCGTGCCCCCCGATGAGAACGGGCGCTACAACTTCCTACTGCTCGGCGGCGACGCCGGACCCGACCGCGAGGGGCTTCGGCCCGACAGCATCCGGGTGGTGAGCGTCGACGCCGAGACCGGTCAGGCGGTCACCGTCGGCCTGCCGCGCAACATGGAGGACGTGCCGTTCGGCGAGGACTCGCCGCTGCACGCGGTCTACCCCGAGGGGTACGGCGCGATCGACGGCTGCGAGGTCGACGCATGCATGCTCAACTCGATCTACACCGAGGTCGAGTTGAAGAGTCCCGAGATGTACCCCGATGCGGTCGCGCAGGGCAGCGAGCCCGGCATCGAGGCGATGCGCGACGCCGCCGAGGCCATCACCGGGCTCGACATCCAGTACTACGTGCTCATCGACATGGCCGGCTTCCAGCAGCTCGTCGACGCGCTCGGCGGCGTCACCGTGAACGTGCCCGAAGACGTGCCGATCCACGCCGATGAGACCTTCACGACCGTGGCCGAGTGGATCCCGGCGGGCGAGCAGCATCTCGACGGCTACCACGCGCTCTGGTATGCGCGGTCGCGGCACGGCACCAGCGACTACGACCGGATGGCACGGCAGCTGCAGATCCAGGAGGCGATGCTCGCCCAGTTCAACCCCGCGAACGTGCTCAGCAAGTTCCAGGAGATCGCGGCGGCCGGCTCCCAGGTCGTGAAGACGGATGTCCCGCAGTCGATGCTCGGCTACTTCGTGAACCTGGCGACGAAGGCGAAGGAACTGACGACCCCGGTCGTCGACATCCCCCTGGTGCCCGACAACGGTTTCGACCCCGAAGACCCCGACTACGCGTACGCGCTGCAGCTCGTGCAGCAGGCCGTCGTGCCGCCGGCGACCGAGGAGCCCGCGGAGTAG
- a CDS encoding glycosyltransferase, whose amino-acid sequence MTTTLRFIVDQVVAPVPGPLGRYTVDLGRALVESAPAGTAVEGIVSSSPESDYERVRHEVPGLSDLYKTSLARRELLAAWQLGLTTSPGGGIIHAPSLFAPLRRHQREHGDQVVVTVHDVLAWTHPEAVSATSVAWQKAMLKRARKHADAVVVPTHALADQLSMVADFGDRVRVIGTAPRTGLRVDTDAAERAARLGLPQGGHLVVAGTLEPRTGLVDVLAALGRPGVPDVPLVVIGPGNWGEQHLATVAEEYGVAPTRVRHFEELDAADLAVVLHGATAFVAPAHDAGAGTTLIEAFSLGTPVIHSDIPAYAETAAGAGLAVPVGVGDGFADRLAAAVTRVVEDREFAARLAIAGSDRSRAFSWRDSAERVWQLHADL is encoded by the coding sequence GTGACCACGACTCTCCGCTTCATCGTCGATCAGGTCGTCGCGCCCGTGCCGGGGCCGCTCGGACGCTACACCGTCGATCTCGGGCGTGCGCTCGTCGAATCGGCCCCGGCGGGCACCGCGGTGGAGGGCATCGTATCGTCGTCGCCGGAGTCCGACTACGAGCGCGTGCGCCACGAGGTGCCCGGACTCAGCGACCTCTACAAGACCTCGCTCGCCCGACGCGAGCTCCTCGCCGCATGGCAGCTCGGGCTCACGACCTCACCCGGAGGCGGCATCATCCACGCCCCGAGCCTGTTCGCCCCGCTGCGGCGGCACCAGCGCGAGCACGGCGACCAGGTGGTGGTGACCGTGCACGACGTCCTCGCCTGGACCCACCCCGAAGCGGTGAGCGCGACGTCGGTCGCGTGGCAGAAGGCGATGCTGAAGCGGGCGCGCAAGCACGCCGACGCCGTGGTCGTTCCGACCCACGCGCTGGCCGATCAGCTCTCGATGGTCGCGGACTTCGGCGATCGGGTGCGGGTCATCGGCACTGCGCCGCGCACGGGGCTTCGGGTCGATACGGATGCCGCGGAGCGCGCCGCGCGCCTCGGGCTCCCGCAGGGCGGTCATCTGGTGGTCGCGGGCACGCTCGAGCCGCGCACCGGCCTGGTCGATGTGCTCGCCGCGCTCGGCCGACCCGGTGTTCCCGACGTGCCGCTCGTCGTGATCGGTCCGGGCAACTGGGGTGAGCAGCACCTCGCGACCGTCGCCGAGGAGTACGGCGTCGCCCCCACGCGAGTGCGGCACTTCGAAGAGCTCGACGCGGCCGACCTCGCGGTCGTGCTGCACGGGGCGACCGCATTCGTGGCGCCCGCCCATGACGCCGGCGCCGGGACCACGCTCATCGAGGCGTTCAGCCTCGGCACGCCGGTCATCCACTCCGACATCCCCGCGTACGCCGAGACCGCCGCAGGTGCCGGCCTCGCAGTGCCGGTGGGAGTCGGCGACGGCTTCGCCGACCGGCTCGCGGCGGCCGTGACGCGCGTCGTCGAAGACCGCGAGTTCGCGGCCCGGCTCGCGATCGCCGGAAGCGACCGCAGCCGGGCGTTCAGCTGGCGCGATTCGGCCGAGCGGGTCTGGCAGCTCCACGCCGACCTGTAG
- the rfbD gene encoding dTDP-4-dehydrorhamnose reductase → MRWLITGASGMLGRDLQAALAGQDVTALGRAELDVTDAAAVRAAVAGHDVIVNCAAYTKVDDAETHEAEAYAVNATGTGLLAAAAAEAGAKFVTVSTDYVFDGHATEPYAEDRPRDPINAYGRTKAAGEELALAAHPDGAYVVRTAWLYGEHGPNFAATMLKLAATKDSWSVVDDQVGQPTWTADLAAQIIALVDADAPAGVYHGTNGGQTSWFGFARAVLEAAGLDPERITPTDSSSFVRPAPRPAYSVLGHDAWASAGLAPMRDWRDALHAAATAGVFPLLG, encoded by the coding sequence ATGCGCTGGCTCATCACCGGGGCATCCGGCATGCTCGGCCGCGACCTGCAGGCCGCGCTCGCCGGGCAGGACGTGACCGCGCTCGGCCGCGCTGAATTGGACGTGACGGATGCCGCGGCGGTTCGCGCGGCGGTCGCCGGCCACGACGTCATCGTGAACTGCGCGGCCTACACGAAGGTCGACGACGCCGAGACACACGAGGCCGAGGCGTACGCCGTGAACGCGACCGGCACCGGCCTGCTCGCCGCAGCGGCGGCCGAGGCGGGCGCGAAGTTCGTCACCGTGTCGACCGACTACGTGTTCGACGGCCACGCGACCGAGCCGTACGCCGAAGACCGGCCTCGCGACCCGATCAACGCGTACGGCCGTACGAAGGCCGCCGGCGAAGAGCTCGCCCTCGCCGCCCACCCCGACGGCGCCTACGTCGTGCGAACGGCGTGGCTGTACGGCGAGCACGGGCCGAACTTCGCGGCGACCATGCTGAAGCTCGCCGCGACGAAGGACAGCTGGTCGGTGGTCGACGACCAGGTCGGGCAGCCGACCTGGACGGCCGACCTCGCCGCGCAGATCATCGCCCTCGTCGACGCGGATGCACCGGCCGGCGTCTACCACGGCACCAACGGCGGACAGACGAGCTGGTTCGGATTCGCGCGGGCGGTGCTCGAAGCGGCAGGGCTCGACCCCGAACGCATCACCCCGACCGACAGCTCGTCGTTCGTGCGCCCTGCGCCGCGGCCCGCGTACTCGGTACTCGGGCACGACGCGTGGGCGTCCGCCGGACTCGCCCCCATGCGCGACTGGCGCGACGCGCTGCACGCCGCGGCCACGGCCGGCGTCTTCCCCCTTCTCGGCTAG
- the rfbB gene encoding dTDP-glucose 4,6-dehydratase, with amino-acid sequence MSNLLVTGGAGFIGSNFVHYVIDHTDHTVTVLDKLTYAGNLASLEGLPEDRFRFVKGDIADAPLVDRLVAEADAVVHYAAESHNDNSLADPRPFLDTNIIGTYTLIEAARRHGTRFHHISTDEVYGDLELDDPARFTEQTPYNPSSPYSSTKAGSDLLVRAWVRSFGLQATISNCSNNYGPYQHVEKFIPRQITNVLRGERPKLYGTGENVRDWIHANDHSSAVLTILEKGRIGETYLIGADGEKNNKDVVELILTELGQPADAYDHVNDRPGHDLRYAIDSSKLRTELGWTPQYADFAAGLADTIAWYRDNEGWWAPQKDATEARYKAQGQ; translated from the coding sequence GTGTCAAACCTCCTCGTCACCGGCGGAGCCGGGTTCATCGGCTCGAACTTCGTCCACTACGTGATCGACCACACCGACCACACCGTGACGGTGCTCGACAAGCTGACCTACGCCGGCAACCTCGCCTCGCTCGAGGGTCTGCCCGAAGATCGGTTCCGGTTCGTGAAGGGCGACATCGCCGACGCGCCGCTCGTCGACAGGCTCGTCGCCGAGGCCGATGCGGTGGTGCACTACGCCGCCGAGAGCCACAACGACAACTCGCTCGCCGACCCGCGCCCGTTCCTCGACACGAACATCATCGGCACCTACACGCTCATCGAGGCGGCGCGTCGGCACGGCACCCGCTTCCACCACATCTCGACCGACGAGGTCTACGGCGACCTCGAGCTCGACGACCCGGCGCGCTTCACCGAGCAGACCCCGTACAACCCGTCGAGCCCCTATTCGTCGACGAAGGCGGGCAGCGATCTGCTCGTGCGCGCGTGGGTGCGCTCGTTCGGCCTGCAGGCGACGATCTCGAACTGCTCGAACAACTACGGCCCCTACCAGCACGTCGAGAAGTTCATCCCCCGCCAGATCACGAACGTGCTGCGCGGCGAACGGCCCAAGCTCTACGGCACGGGCGAGAACGTGCGCGACTGGATCCACGCGAACGACCACTCCTCGGCCGTGCTCACCATCCTCGAGAAGGGTCGCATCGGCGAGACCTACCTCATCGGCGCCGACGGCGAGAAGAACAACAAAGACGTGGTGGAGCTCATCCTCACCGAGCTCGGGCAGCCGGCGGACGCGTACGACCACGTCAACGACCGACCGGGCCACGACCTCCGGTACGCGATCGACTCGTCGAAGCTGCGCACCGAGCTCGGCTGGACCCCGCAGTACGCCGACTTCGCGGCTGGTCTCGCGGACACCATCGCCTGGTACCGCGACAACGAAGGCTGGTGGGCGCCGCAGAAGGACGCCACCGAGGCCCGCTACAAGGCCCAGGGCCAGTAG
- a CDS encoding dTDP-4-dehydrorhamnose 3,5-epimerase family protein — MQIRELKVPDSYEVTPKQFGDDRGVFLEWYRFDRLEETIGHPLKLAQANTSASKRGVVRGIHFADVPPSQAKYVTATHGAVLDFVIDIRTGSPTFGQWDSVLLDDIDRRAIYIAEGLGHCFVALTDDATVSYLVTSTFNAEREHGVNPLDPAVGLDFGIAADDLLLSPKDTEAPSLAEAEASGLLPTWEQARAYYDELNKGA; from the coding sequence GTGCAGATCCGCGAACTGAAGGTCCCCGACAGCTACGAGGTCACCCCGAAGCAGTTCGGGGACGACCGCGGTGTCTTCCTCGAGTGGTACCGGTTCGATCGGCTCGAAGAGACTATCGGTCACCCGCTGAAGCTCGCGCAGGCCAACACGTCGGCCTCCAAGCGTGGCGTCGTGCGAGGCATCCACTTCGCGGACGTCCCGCCGAGCCAGGCCAAGTACGTAACCGCTACGCACGGAGCGGTGCTCGACTTCGTCATCGACATTCGCACCGGTTCACCGACCTTCGGTCAATGGGATTCGGTGCTGCTCGACGATATCGATCGCCGTGCGATCTACATCGCCGAAGGACTCGGGCACTGCTTCGTCGCGCTCACCGACGATGCGACGGTCAGCTACCTCGTCACCTCGACGTTCAACGCCGAACGCGAGCACGGCGTGAACCCGCTTGATCCTGCGGTCGGTCTCGACTTCGGCATCGCCGCCGACGACCTCTTGCTGTCGCCCAAAGACACCGAGGCCCCTAGCCTCGCCGAAGCCGAGGCGTCCGGCCTGCTGCCCACCTGGGAGCAGGCACGTGCGTACTACGACGAACTGAACAAGGGAGCGTGA
- the rfbA gene encoding glucose-1-phosphate thymidylyltransferase RfbA, with the protein MRGIILAGGSGTRLWPITKGISKQLMPIYDKPMVYYPLSTLMMAGINEILVITTPEYHVQFKALLGDGSQLGIRLEYAVQPSPDGLAQAFIIGEEFIGDESVALVLGDNIFHGTGLGSALRTHNDIDGALIFAYQVSDPSAYGVVEFDEQFRALSIEEKPAAPRSNYAVPGLYFYDNSVVEIAKTIEPSARGELEISTVNERYLQAGKLQVQVLDRGTAWLDTGTFESMMQASEYVRVIEDRQGFKIGCIEEIAWRAGWIDDAALAVLADQYRKSGYGTYLSRLLAG; encoded by the coding sequence ATGCGCGGCATCATCCTCGCAGGCGGATCCGGTACCCGGCTCTGGCCGATCACCAAGGGCATCTCCAAGCAGCTGATGCCCATCTACGACAAGCCAATGGTCTACTATCCGCTGTCGACCCTGATGATGGCGGGTATCAACGAGATCCTCGTCATCACCACGCCCGAGTATCACGTGCAGTTCAAGGCGTTGCTCGGAGATGGATCGCAACTCGGCATCCGCCTGGAGTACGCGGTGCAGCCCTCGCCCGACGGGCTCGCTCAGGCGTTCATCATCGGCGAGGAGTTCATCGGCGACGAGTCGGTGGCCCTGGTGCTGGGCGACAACATCTTCCACGGCACGGGCCTCGGCTCGGCGCTTCGCACGCACAACGACATCGACGGAGCTCTCATCTTCGCCTACCAGGTGAGCGATCCGTCCGCGTACGGCGTCGTCGAGTTCGACGAGCAGTTCCGAGCCCTCTCGATCGAGGAGAAGCCGGCCGCACCGCGCAGCAACTACGCGGTGCCCGGACTCTACTTCTACGACAACTCGGTGGTCGAGATCGCCAAGACGATCGAGCCGAGTGCCCGCGGCGAACTCGAGATCTCGACGGTGAACGAGCGGTACCTGCAGGCAGGCAAGCTGCAGGTGCAGGTGCTCGATCGAGGTACGGCGTGGCTCGACACGGGCACGTTCGAGTCGATGATGCAGGCGTCGGAGTACGTGCGCGTCATCGAGGACCGCCAGGGTTTCAAGATCGGATGCATCGAGGAGATCGCCTGGCGCGCCGGATGGATCGACGATGCGGCACTGGCTGTGCTCGCCGACCAGTATCGGAAGAGCGGATACGGCACCTACCTGTCGCGACTGCTCGCAGGCTGA
- a CDS encoding glycosyltransferase family 2 protein gives MPASAESRVAVVTVSYNSSAQLAAFLTSVGRQTPAPARVVIVDNDSADLDETRTVAAEFGAHVVALEHNVGYGGAINAGVLALGPEIDYVLISNPDIALHDGAIAILTEAGERDQGVGAVGPRILNEDGTTYPSARSIPSVRTGVGHAVLGHPWPANPWTRAYRGEHADTGAARDAGWLSGSCVLVRRSAFDAIGGFDESYFMYFEDVDLGYRLGKAGWRNRYEPSASATHIGGVSTRTESARMLRAHHESAIRFINRKYAAAWLAPLRWTLTLGLRTRLRLMSRRAR, from the coding sequence GTGCCCGCTTCCGCTGAGTCTCGCGTCGCGGTCGTCACGGTGTCGTACAACTCGAGCGCACAGCTCGCCGCGTTCCTCACTTCCGTCGGCCGCCAGACGCCTGCTCCCGCGCGCGTGGTCATCGTCGACAACGACTCGGCCGACCTGGACGAGACCCGCACGGTGGCCGCGGAATTCGGTGCTCACGTCGTCGCGCTCGAGCACAACGTGGGCTACGGAGGAGCGATCAACGCGGGCGTGCTCGCCCTCGGCCCCGAGATCGACTACGTGCTCATCTCGAACCCCGACATCGCACTTCACGATGGAGCGATCGCGATCCTCACCGAGGCCGGCGAACGTGATCAAGGGGTCGGCGCGGTCGGCCCCCGCATCCTCAACGAGGACGGCACGACCTACCCGTCGGCCCGCAGCATCCCCTCCGTGCGCACCGGTGTCGGACACGCGGTCCTCGGCCACCCATGGCCTGCGAACCCGTGGACACGTGCCTACCGCGGCGAGCACGCCGACACCGGGGCCGCTCGCGATGCCGGATGGTTGTCGGGGTCGTGCGTGCTCGTGCGACGCTCGGCGTTCGATGCCATCGGCGGCTTCGACGAGAGCTACTTCATGTACTTCGAAGATGTCGACCTCGGGTATCGCCTGGGCAAGGCCGGATGGCGCAACCGCTACGAGCCGTCGGCCTCTGCTACCCACATCGGCGGAGTCTCCACGCGCACGGAGTCGGCTCGGATGCTTCGAGCGCACCACGAGAGCGCCATCAGGTTCATCAACCGCAAGTACGCGGCGGCCTGGCTCGCCCCGCTGCGCTGGACGCTCACGCTCGGCCTACGGACGCGTCTGCGGCTCATGTCCCGCCGGGCGCGCTGA